A single Pygocentrus nattereri isolate fPygNat1 chromosome 28, fPygNat1.pri, whole genome shotgun sequence DNA region contains:
- the pggt1b gene encoding geranylgeranyl transferase type-1 subunit beta yields MAEEENSADDFDQIYFLKDRHVRFFQRCLQVLPERYSSYETSRLTIVFFALSGLDVLDALDVVDKPSLIEWIYSLQVIPTEDQSNLGRCGFRGSSHIGVPYNTSKGPGSPHPYDSGHVAMTYTGLACLIVLGDDLSRVNKGACLAGLKALQLEDGSFYAVPEGSENDMRFVYCAACICYMLDDWSGIDCKKAIDYIRRSMSYDNGIGQGAGLESHGGSTFCAIATLCLMGKLEEMFSERELNRIRRWCILRQQNGFHGRPNKPVDTCYSFWVGATLELLDIFQFTNFEKNRNYILSTQDSLVGGFAKWPDSHPDPLHTYFGICGLSLIGEPNLRKVHPALNVSDRAFEYLQRLHQTWRESCT; encoded by the exons ATGGCGGAAGAAGAGAATTCAGCGGATGATTTTGATCagatttactttttaaaagacAGACACGTACGTTTTTTCCAAAGATGCCTCCAGGTGTTACCAGAGCGGTATTCGTCGTATGAAACTAGCAG gtTGACGATTGTATTCTTTGCCCTGTCTGGACTTGATGTTCTCGATGCCTTGGATGTTGTGGACAAGCCCAGCTTGATTGAGTGGATATACTCACTGCAAGTTATTCCCACCGAGGACC AGTCCAATCTTGGCCGCTGTGGTTTCCGAGGATCATCACACATTGGAGTTCCATACAATACCTCAAAG GGCCCTGGATCTCCTCATCCTTATGACAGTGGCCATGTGGCTATGACCTACACTGGCTTAGCCTGTCTCATTGTTCTGGGAGATGACCTCAGTCGAGTCAATAAAGGGGCTTGCCTGGCAGGCCTAAAGGCCCTGCAACTAGAAGATGGCAG TTTCTATGCAGTGCCCGAGGGAAGTGAAAATGACATGAGGTTTGTGTACTGCGCTGCTTGTATCTGCTACATGCTGGATGACTGGTCAGGGATAGACTGCAAGAAGGCCATCGATTACATCAGGAGAAGTATG tcttatGATAATGGGATTGGCCAGGGAGCTGGCTTGGAGTCTCATG GTGGTTCCACGTTTTGTGCCATAGCCACGCTGTGTCTGATGGGCAAATTAGAGGAGatgttcagtgagagagagttgAACAGAATACGCAGGTGGTGCATCCTCAGACAGCAGAATGGCTTCCATGGGCGCCCCAACAAGCCTGTGGATACATGCTACTCATTCTGGGTGGGCGCAACACTAGAG ctTCTAGATATATTTCAGTTCACTAATTTTGAAAAGAACCGGAACTACATCCTGTCCACTCAAGACAGCCTGGTGGGGGGCTTTGCCAAATGGCCGGACAGTCACCCAG ACCCTCTGCACACGTACTTCGGCATCTGTGGCCTGAGCCTGATAGGCGAGCCTAACCTGCGTAAAGTGCACCCAGCCCTCAACGTCAGCGACAGGGCCTTCGAGTACCTGCAGCGGCTGCATCAGACGTGGAGAGAAAGCTGCACATGA